The Punica granatum isolate Tunisia-2019 chromosome 4, ASM765513v2, whole genome shotgun sequence genome has a window encoding:
- the LOC116204256 gene encoding probable LRR receptor-like serine/threonine-protein kinase At3g47570 produces MNELFTVGIANNHLGGQQVGGLNFLCTLTNSTKLESLQFKLNNFEGNIPECISNMSTTLMTFSSGENMISGGLPGTIGNLINLELFFVEGNNISGNIPSEIGNLARLKQLYLGRNEFSEEIPHTMGNLSKLIHLSLRSNSLQGAIPSSLSKCQSLLLLDLAGNKLSGAIPPEIMEISSLSIYADFSSNNLTGKLPMEVGNLKNLGALLLQDTRISGEIPSSLGSCIMMENLYMQDNLFEGLIPSTLSNLKGIQELNLSNNMLSGKISKFLEGLNLTSLGLALNEFEGAIPIGGVFRNVSATSLIRNKDLCWGLAEFRLPKCNIEESRRVGTMNSTRIIIISSVSGLIGLLLILVLLYILWCRRQSKSTASKFSRDGLLQVSYQSLLRATNGFSSTNLIGLRGFGSVFQGIFYWNQTVVAVKVLNLMRYGAAKSFISECEALRNIRHRNLVKVITACSGTDSQGNDFKALIYEFMVNGILDGWLHLVVETIEMEEEAPRQLNLLQRLNIAIDVASALDYLHNQCNVPIVHCDLKPSNVLLDDEMTAHEGDFGLVRFMPEATKESVVDPSSSISVKGSFGYIAPEYGAGGDVSTHGDVYSYGILVLEMFTGKRRTDEMFTDGLNLHLFANAALPEQISQVIDSFLLQECRGMESSSNNIRSRRHRNKFQKIQECLVSIIRQGVVCSSECPQDRMNVADVAATLRVIQKELLQAVNQ; encoded by the exons ATGAATGAGCTCTTCACCGTTGGCATTGCGAACAATCATCTTGGCGGTCAGCAGGTTGGTGGCCTCAACTTCCTCTGCACATTGACAAACTCCACAAAGCTAGAGTCATTACAATTTAAATTAAACAATTTTGAAGGGAACATACCCGAATGCATCTCTAACATGTCGACAACTCTCATGACTTTCTCGTCTGGCGAGAACATGATATCCGGAGGCTTACCAGGTACCATCGGCAATCTCATAAACTTAGAATTGTTTTTTGTGGAAGGGAACAACATTTCTGGTAACATTCCTTCTGAAATCGGCAATCTTGCAAGGCTAAAGCAATTGTATCTAGGTAGGAATGAATTCTCTGAAGAAATCCCACACACCATGGGAAATTTATCGAAGTTGATCCACCTGTCTTTGCGAAGCAATAGTCTTCAAGGAGCAATACCTTCATCTCTAAGCAAGTGTCAGAGTTTACTACTTCTCGACCTTGCCGGTAACAAACTTAGTGGGGCCATACCTCCTGAAATTATGGAAATCTCATCTTTGTCGATATACGCAGACTTCTCCAGCAATAATCTGACAGGCAAGCTTCCTATGGAGGttggaaatttgaaaaatctaGGCGCATTACTTCTGCAAGACACTAGAATCTCTGGAGAAATCCCAAGTAGTCTTGGAAGCTGTATAATGATGGAGAATCTTTACATGCAGGACAACCTTTTTGAAGGTTTGATCCCATCCACTTTGAGTAACTTAAAAGGGATTCAAGAACTGAACTTATCAAACAATATGTTGTCTGGGAAAATTTCGAAATTCCTTGAGGGCCTAAATCTGACGAGTTTAGGTCTCGCGCTCAATGAATTTGAGGGCGCAATACCAATAGGAGGAGTTTTCAGGAATGTAAGTGCAACCTCTCTCATCAGAAATAAGGATCTCTGCTGGGGCTTAGCTGAATTTCGACTGCCCAAATGCAACATTGAAGAATCGAGGAGGGTGGGGACAATGAACTCCACaagaattataattatttcctCAGTTTCAGGCCTTATAGGACTGCTTTTGATTCTCGTGTTGCTGTATATTCTCTGGTGTAGAAGGCAAAGTAAAAGTACTGCGTCCAAGTTTTCAAGAGATGGGCTTTTGCAGGTTTCTTACCAAAGCCTGTTGAGAGCAACTAATGGTTTCTCTTCCACAAATTTGATAGGCTTGAGAGGTTTTGGATCAGTGTTCCAAGGAATTTTTTATTGGAATCAGACGGTTGTTGCCGTGAAGGTTCTAAACCTGATGCGGTATGGAGCAGCCAAGAGCTTCATTTCAGAATGCGAGGCCCTGAGAAACATTAGGCACAGGAATCTCGTGAAGGTAATCACTGCATGTTCAGGCACTGATTCTCAGGGAAACGATTTTAAGGCCCTAATTTATGAGTTCATGGTGAATGGAATCTTAGATGGATGGTTACATCTAGTAGTCGAGACGATTGAGATGGAGGAAGAAGCCCCAAGACAGTTGAATCTTCTCCAGAGATTGAACATTGCTATAGATGTTGCTTCTGCTTTAGATTATCTCCATAATCAGTGCAATGTGCCCATAGTCCACTGCGATCTAAAGCCAAGCAATGTTCTACTAGATGACGAAATGACTGCGCATGAAGGCGATTTTGGATTAGTCAGGTTCATGCCAGAAGCAACAAAGGAGTCAGTTGTTGATCCCAGTAGCTCAATTAGTGTGAAAGGATCTTTTGGCTATATTGCTCCTG AATACGGAGCAGGAGGAGACGTATCAACTCATGGGGATGTCTATAGCTATGGGATTCTCGTACTGGAGATGTTCACTGGGAAGAGGCGAACCGATGAAATGTTCACAGACGGATTGAACCTTCATTTGTTTGCTAATGCAGCATTACCCGAACAAATTTCTCAGGTTATTGATTCCTTCTTGCTACAAGAGTGTCGAGGCATGGAGAGCAGTTCGAACAACATAAGATCAAGGAGGCATAGAAACAAATTCCAAAAGATTCAAGAATGTCTGGTCTCAATCATCAGGCAGGGAGTTGTTTGCTCCTCCGAGTGCCCCCAAGACCGTATGAACGTCGCTGATGTCGCAGCTACACTCCGTGTGATTCAAAAGGAGCTTCTTCAAGCTGTTAACCAATGA